The proteins below are encoded in one region of Rhizobacter sp.:
- a CDS encoding AraC family transcriptional regulator has protein sequence MSSIELLMLLVGASVALSVGVGVAMAVMPGAPRALVVAVGCLAVSGAAYSLLPLPSVLQAPDAVRWILRALACCGVPALWLVLRFLFDGVMSLRPAAAGGAAAVLLVAAAWAWPGQRPLWFGLLSMLLAGFVAHMLWHLVSRRRDDLDEFRRRMRVALALACVAYVVLALGVYAAGLRQLAPVEMSVAFVGAQTLFKLFWLALAVGQPSPWARVLDVARAPEPAVQHDLKAVGAHRSGVNQALAALQAEQLLDTLQREALYRHHGLSIGELAARVALPEHRLRHVINGHLGFKNFAAFLNHFRLREAAERLHDPACAHLPVLTIAMDAGFASIGPFNRAFREAFGATPTDYRRARPPSPKT, from the coding sequence ATGTCGTCGATCGAACTGTTGATGCTTCTGGTGGGCGCCTCGGTGGCCTTGTCGGTGGGGGTGGGTGTGGCGATGGCGGTGATGCCGGGGGCGCCGCGCGCCCTGGTGGTGGCGGTGGGGTGCCTGGCCGTGAGTGGCGCGGCGTACAGCCTGCTGCCGCTGCCTTCGGTGCTGCAGGCGCCCGACGCGGTCCGCTGGATCTTGCGGGCGCTGGCCTGCTGTGGCGTGCCGGCGCTGTGGCTCGTGCTGCGCTTCCTGTTCGACGGGGTGATGAGCCTTCGACCGGCGGCAGCGGGTGGCGCTGCAGCAGTGCTGCTGGTGGCGGCGGCCTGGGCCTGGCCCGGCCAGCGCCCGCTCTGGTTCGGGCTGCTGTCGATGCTGCTGGCCGGCTTCGTGGCCCACATGCTGTGGCACCTGGTCAGCCGGCGGCGCGACGACCTCGATGAATTCCGCCGACGCATGCGGGTCGCACTGGCGCTGGCCTGCGTGGCCTACGTGGTGCTGGCGCTGGGGGTGTATGCGGCCGGCCTGCGGCAGCTGGCTCCGGTCGAGATGAGTGTGGCCTTCGTCGGGGCGCAGACGCTGTTCAAGCTCTTCTGGCTGGCGCTGGCGGTTGGCCAGCCCAGCCCCTGGGCGAGGGTGCTGGACGTGGCGCGTGCGCCCGAGCCGGCAGTCCAGCACGACTTGAAAGCGGTCGGCGCCCACCGCAGCGGCGTCAACCAGGCGCTGGCAGCCCTGCAGGCGGAGCAGCTGCTCGACACCCTGCAGCGCGAGGCCCTGTACCGCCACCACGGCCTGAGCATCGGCGAGCTGGCCGCGCGGGTGGCCTTGCCCGAGCACCGGCTGCGCCACGTCATCAACGGCCACCTCGGCTTCAAGAACTTCGCGGCCTTTCTCAACCACTTCCGCCTGCGCGAAGCGGCCGAGCGCCTGCACGACCCCGCGTGCGCGCATCTGCCGGTGCTCACCATCGCGATGGACGCGGGCTTTGCCAGCATCGGCCCGTTCAACCGGGCCTTTCGCGAGGCGTTTGGGGCCACGCCGACCGACTACCGGCGTGCGCGCCCGCCGAGCCCCAAGACCTGA
- a CDS encoding HlyD family efflux transporter periplasmic adaptor subunit has translation MTWLFKHLASGVAVGVIAACTAAPPAGFAGYVEGESVRLAAPISGTLTQLHVQRGDAVQASAPAFVLEQDSERAAREEAQARLRRAEQQLGNLQAGKRPDEIAALRAQRAQAQAALNLSTRELTRAQELVAQNFSSPASLDAVRAAVARDQARVNELDAQLRLAGQGGRVQEIAAAQQEVLAARAQLAQAEWRVQQKTQRMPAAGQVTDVLYREGEWVPQGSPVLTLLPPSQVKARFFVPEPVLGTLQLGQAVTLHCDGCTAPIPAKVSYIAREAEFTSPLIYSKENRAALVFMVEARPSAADATRLHPGQPLEVRR, from the coding sequence ATGACCTGGCTCTTCAAGCATCTGGCGAGCGGTGTGGCGGTGGGTGTCATCGCGGCGTGCACCGCCGCGCCGCCCGCAGGCTTCGCGGGGTATGTCGAAGGCGAGAGCGTGCGGCTGGCCGCGCCTATCAGCGGCACGCTGACCCAGCTGCACGTGCAGCGCGGCGACGCGGTGCAGGCGAGTGCGCCGGCCTTCGTGCTCGAACAAGACAGCGAACGCGCGGCCCGCGAAGAAGCGCAGGCACGGCTGCGGCGTGCCGAGCAGCAGCTCGGCAACCTGCAGGCGGGCAAACGGCCCGACGAGATCGCTGCCCTGCGCGCGCAGCGGGCACAGGCACAGGCCGCGCTGAACCTGTCGACCCGCGAACTCACGCGGGCCCAGGAGCTGGTGGCGCAGAACTTCAGCTCGCCCGCGAGCCTCGACGCGGTGCGTGCTGCCGTCGCACGCGACCAGGCGCGGGTGAACGAGCTCGATGCGCAGCTCCGTCTGGCCGGCCAGGGCGGCCGTGTGCAGGAGATCGCCGCGGCACAGCAGGAAGTGCTCGCCGCCCGGGCACAGCTCGCACAGGCCGAGTGGCGCGTGCAGCAGAAGACGCAGCGCATGCCCGCCGCCGGCCAGGTGACCGACGTGCTCTACCGCGAAGGCGAATGGGTGCCGCAGGGGAGCCCGGTGCTCACGCTGCTGCCACCGTCGCAGGTGAAAGCGCGCTTCTTCGTGCCCGAGCCGGTGCTCGGCACGCTGCAGCTCGGCCAGGCCGTCACGCTGCATTGCGATGGGTGCACGGCGCCGATCCCGGCGAAGGTCAGCTACATCGCCCGCGAAGCCGAGTTCACCTCGCCGCTCATCTACAGCAAGGAAAACCGCGCGGCGCTCGTCTTCATGGTCGAGGCGCGGCCGTCGGCAGCAGACGCGACGCGCCTGCACCCGGGCCAGCCGCTGGAGGTGCGCCGGTGA
- a CDS encoding ABC transporter ATP-binding protein: MTDAPVIDVRGLTKRFGGRVVVDHFDMRVPRGRIYGFLGPNGSGKTTTIRMLCGLLTPDEGEGTCLGHDIRRDALKIKREVGYMTQRFGLYDDLSIEENLDFVARVYGVADRRRKVADTLERLGLATRREQLAGALSGGWKQRLALAACLIHAPQLLLLDEPTAGVDPAARRDFWDQIHDLAAQGLTVLVSTHYMDEAERCHELAYISYGRLLTRGTVAEVIAGAGLVTWALSGEGLVEVGHRLRAAPGIRTVAPFGATLHVSADSEEALRAATAPLAGQGLRIESIEPSLEDVFIALMQQAQDNFASSAS, encoded by the coding sequence GTGACGGACGCGCCGGTCATCGACGTGCGCGGGCTGACCAAGCGCTTCGGCGGGCGCGTCGTCGTCGACCACTTCGACATGCGCGTGCCCCGCGGCCGCATCTACGGCTTCCTCGGCCCCAACGGCAGCGGCAAGACGACCACCATCCGCATGCTGTGCGGCCTGCTCACGCCCGACGAAGGCGAGGGCACCTGCCTCGGCCACGACATCCGCCGCGATGCGCTCAAGATCAAGCGCGAGGTCGGCTACATGACGCAGCGCTTCGGCCTCTACGACGACTTGAGCATTGAAGAGAACCTCGATTTCGTCGCCCGCGTCTACGGCGTGGCCGACCGCCGCCGCAAGGTGGCCGACACGCTGGAGCGCCTGGGCCTGGCCACGCGCCGCGAGCAGCTGGCCGGTGCGCTTTCGGGCGGCTGGAAGCAGCGCCTGGCGCTCGCGGCCTGCCTGATCCATGCGCCGCAACTGCTGCTGCTCGACGAGCCCACGGCCGGCGTCGACCCCGCCGCACGCCGCGATTTCTGGGACCAGATCCACGACCTCGCCGCGCAGGGGCTCACCGTGCTCGTCTCCACGCACTACATGGACGAGGCCGAGCGTTGCCACGAGCTGGCCTACATCTCCTACGGCCGGCTGCTCACGCGCGGTACGGTGGCCGAGGTGATCGCCGGGGCGGGCCTCGTCACCTGGGCGCTCAGTGGCGAGGGCCTGGTGGAGGTGGGCCATCGCCTGCGCGCCGCACCGGGCATTCGCACCGTTGCTCCGTTTGGGGCCACGCTGCACGTGAGCGCCGACAGCGAAGAAGCCTTGCGCGCGGCGACCGCCCCGCTGGCCGGCCAGGGCCTGCGCATCGAATCCATCGAGCCCAGCCTGGAAGACGTGTTCATCGCGCTGATGCAGCAGGCGCAAGACAACTTCGCGTCGAGCGCGTCATGA
- a CDS encoding glutamate--cysteine ligase: MSLATFTQSEPLTLGVELELQLVSMYDHDLSPQADDLLRELDRHPGAWDVKPEITRSMIEIGTSIQRQHAPLVAELTDLRQQLSRAARKLNIGIAGGGTHAYQHWSEQQIYPTERFHYISELYGYLAKQFTVFGQHVHVGCEDGDTALWLLHALSRYVPHFIALSASSPYVQGVDTGFDSARLNSVFAFPLSGRAPFVRSWDEFGGYFDKMTSTGVVQSMKDFYWDIRPKPEYGTIELRVCDTPLTVDKAAALACYLQCICRYLREEKPFEPAEDDYLVYTFNRFQACRFGLDGEIVDPKTKTRQKLRDDILRTLARIDEHALDLQALEASNLIRETLFEGNDAQWLRSRRKGGVPLSAVVEDATKRWMA; the protein is encoded by the coding sequence ATGTCACTCGCCACCTTCACCCAATCCGAACCCTTGACGCTGGGCGTGGAGCTCGAGCTGCAGCTCGTCAGCATGTACGACCACGACCTCTCGCCGCAGGCCGACGACCTGCTGCGCGAGCTCGACCGCCACCCCGGCGCGTGGGACGTGAAGCCCGAGATCACGCGCAGCATGATCGAGATCGGCACCTCCATCCAGCGCCAGCACGCGCCGCTCGTGGCCGAGCTCACCGACCTGCGCCAGCAGCTCTCGCGCGCCGCGCGCAAGCTCAACATCGGCATCGCCGGCGGCGGCACGCACGCCTACCAGCACTGGAGCGAGCAGCAGATCTACCCGACCGAGCGCTTCCACTACATCAGCGAGCTGTACGGCTACCTCGCCAAGCAGTTCACCGTGTTCGGCCAGCATGTGCACGTGGGCTGCGAAGACGGCGACACCGCGCTCTGGCTGCTGCACGCCCTCTCGCGCTACGTGCCGCACTTCATCGCACTCTCGGCCTCGTCGCCCTACGTGCAGGGCGTGGACACCGGCTTCGACTCGGCCCGCCTCAACTCCGTCTTCGCCTTCCCGCTCTCGGGCCGCGCGCCCTTCGTGCGCTCGTGGGACGAGTTCGGCGGCTACTTCGACAAGATGACGAGCACCGGCGTCGTTCAGTCGATGAAAGACTTCTACTGGGACATCCGCCCCAAGCCCGAGTACGGCACCATCGAGCTGCGCGTGTGCGACACACCGCTCACCGTCGACAAGGCCGCCGCGCTCGCCTGCTACCTGCAGTGCATCTGCCGCTACCTGCGCGAGGAAAAACCCTTCGAGCCGGCCGAAGACGACTACCTCGTCTACACCTTCAACCGCTTCCAGGCCTGCCGCTTCGGGCTCGACGGCGAGATCGTCGACCCCAAGACCAAGACTCGCCAGAAGCTCAGAGACGACATCCTGCGCACGCTCGCCCGCATCGACGAGCACGCGCTCGACCTGCAGGCGCTCGAAGCCAGCAACCTGATCCGCGAGACGCTCTTCGAGGGCAACGATGCGCAGTGGCTGCGCTCGCGGCGCAAGGGCGGCGTGCCGCTCTCGGCCGTGGTGGAAGACGCGACGAAGCGCTGGATGGCTTAG
- a CDS encoding acyl-CoA dehydrogenase — protein sequence MATTKAAFQWDDPLLLDQQLTSDERQIRDAARDYCQGKLAPRVLEAFRHEKTDPSIFREMGELGLLGPTIPEQYGGAALNYVCYGLIAREVERVDSGYRSMMSVQSSLVMVPINEFGNEATKQKYLPKLASGQWIGCFGLTEPDHGSDPGSMVTRAKKVQGGYSLTGAKMWISNSPIADVFVVWAKDDEGAIRGFVLEKGWKGLSAPAVHGKVGLRASITGEIVLDNVFCPEENAFPEVRGLKGPFTCLNSARYGIAWGALGAAEDCWHRARQYVLDRKQFGRPLAANQLIQKKLADMQTEITLGLQGCLRLGRMKDEGTAAVEITSIMKRNSCGKSLDIARLARDMMGGNGISDEFGVARHLVNLEVVNTYEGTHDVHALILGRAQTGIAAFAN from the coding sequence ATGGCCACCACCAAAGCCGCCTTCCAGTGGGACGACCCCCTGCTGCTCGACCAACAACTCACCAGCGACGAACGCCAGATCCGCGACGCCGCCCGCGACTACTGCCAGGGCAAGCTCGCGCCGCGCGTGCTCGAAGCCTTCCGCCACGAGAAGACCGACCCGTCGATCTTTCGCGAGATGGGCGAGCTGGGCCTGCTCGGCCCGACGATCCCCGAGCAATACGGCGGTGCCGCACTCAACTACGTCTGCTACGGCCTGATCGCGCGTGAAGTGGAGCGTGTCGACTCCGGCTATCGCTCGATGATGAGCGTGCAGAGCTCGCTCGTGATGGTGCCCATCAACGAGTTCGGCAACGAAGCGACCAAGCAGAAGTACCTGCCCAAGCTCGCGAGCGGCCAGTGGATCGGCTGCTTCGGCTTGACCGAGCCCGACCACGGCTCCGACCCCGGCAGCATGGTCACGCGCGCGAAGAAGGTGCAGGGCGGCTACAGCCTCACCGGCGCCAAGATGTGGATCAGCAACAGCCCGATCGCCGACGTGTTCGTGGTGTGGGCGAAAGACGATGAAGGCGCGATCCGCGGCTTCGTGCTCGAGAAGGGCTGGAAGGGCCTCTCCGCCCCGGCCGTGCACGGCAAGGTCGGCCTGCGGGCGTCGATCACCGGCGAGATCGTGCTCGACAACGTGTTCTGCCCCGAGGAGAACGCCTTCCCCGAAGTGCGCGGCCTGAAGGGCCCGTTCACCTGCCTCAACAGCGCGCGCTACGGCATCGCCTGGGGTGCGCTCGGCGCCGCCGAAGACTGCTGGCACCGCGCCCGCCAGTACGTGCTCGACCGCAAGCAGTTCGGCCGCCCGCTCGCGGCCAACCAGCTCATCCAGAAGAAGCTGGCCGACATGCAGACCGAGATCACGCTCGGCCTGCAAGGCTGCCTGCGCCTGGGCCGCATGAAGGACGAAGGCACGGCCGCGGTCGAGATCACCTCGATCATGAAGCGCAACTCCTGCGGCAAGAGCCTCGACATCGCCCGCCTGGCGCGCGACATGATGGGCGGCAACGGCATCAGCGACGAGTTCGGCGTGGCGCGCCACCTCGTCAACCTCGAAGTCGTGAACACCTACGAGGGCACGCACGACGTGCATGCGCTGATCCTCGGCCGTGCCCAGACGGGCATTGCCGCGTTCGCGAACTGA
- a CDS encoding ABC transporter permease, translating into MSWSRLLAILLKELRQVRRDRLTFGMMVAVPIVQLILFGFAINSDPKHLPLAVVVMDHSEHTRSFVAGLENSGYFQVTERPATVQQADELLAQGAVQFALVVPSDFSRRLLRGERPALLLAADATDPSATGNAIAALTLIGRQSLTRDLTGPYAALRATEPPFDLRIQRRYNPEGVTAYNVVPGLIGVILTMTMVMMTSLAMTRERERGTMENLLATPATPLEVMLGKIAPYILIGYVQVAVVLVVARLLFDVPMVGSLWLLSAVLVLFIAANLAVGFTFSTLAKSQLQAMQLTFFFFLPSMLLTGFMFPFRGMPGWAQAIGEALPLTHFLRVVRGILLKGNGAAQILPELWPIALFMLVAGAVALARYRQTLD; encoded by the coding sequence ATGAGCTGGTCTCGGCTGCTCGCCATCCTGCTGAAGGAGCTGCGCCAGGTGCGCCGCGACCGGCTCACCTTCGGGATGATGGTGGCGGTGCCCATCGTGCAGCTGATCCTCTTCGGCTTCGCGATCAACAGCGACCCCAAGCACCTGCCGCTCGCGGTGGTGGTGATGGACCACAGCGAGCACACGCGCAGCTTCGTGGCGGGGCTGGAGAACTCGGGCTACTTCCAGGTCACCGAGCGGCCGGCCACCGTGCAGCAGGCCGATGAACTGCTCGCCCAAGGCGCGGTGCAGTTCGCGCTCGTGGTGCCGAGCGACTTCTCGCGCCGCCTGCTGCGCGGCGAGCGCCCCGCGCTCCTGCTCGCGGCCGACGCCACAGACCCCTCGGCCACGGGCAACGCCATCGCGGCGCTCACCTTGATCGGCCGCCAAAGCCTGACACGCGACCTGACCGGCCCCTACGCCGCGCTGCGCGCCACCGAGCCGCCGTTCGACCTGCGCATCCAGCGCCGCTACAACCCCGAAGGCGTGACCGCCTACAACGTCGTGCCCGGCCTCATCGGCGTGATCCTCACGATGACGATGGTGATGATGACCTCGCTCGCGATGACACGCGAACGTGAGCGGGGCACGATGGAAAACCTGCTCGCCACGCCCGCCACGCCGCTGGAAGTGATGCTCGGCAAGATCGCGCCCTACATCCTGATCGGCTATGTGCAGGTGGCGGTGGTGCTGGTGGTGGCGCGTCTGCTGTTCGACGTGCCGATGGTGGGCAGCCTCTGGCTGCTGTCGGCGGTCTTGGTGCTCTTCATCGCCGCCAACCTGGCGGTAGGTTTTACCTTCTCGACGCTTGCGAAAAGCCAGCTGCAGGCCATGCAGCTCACGTTCTTCTTCTTCCTGCCCTCGATGCTGCTCACGGGGTTCATGTTCCCGTTCCGCGGCATGCCCGGCTGGGCGCAGGCCATCGGCGAGGCGCTGCCGCTCACGCACTTCCTGCGGGTGGTGCGCGGCATCCTGCTCAAGGGCAACGGGGCGGCACAGATCCTGCCGGAGCTGTGGCCGATCGCGCTCTTCATGCTGGTGGCCGGGGCGGTGGCGCTGGCGCGCTACCGACAGACGCTGGACTGA
- a CDS encoding TetR/AcrR family transcriptional regulator, which yields MPRPSQNVDQALLDAGLELLPQTGCAGLSVRKLADHAGVNLGMFHYHFKNKDTFIRAVLQRVYEEMFSALTLKVDPKRPVLDNLRAVVASLARFGREQQALLLRMAGDAMAGEAAVVEFFRANLPRHVAVVAGLIAQAQREGLIVKAPPPEVVAFLFGAVGAPVLMGGAVQAQAPDAVAGVIERHVLSDAAVARRIDWALRGLSA from the coding sequence ATGCCACGCCCGTCCCAAAACGTCGACCAGGCCCTGCTCGATGCTGGCCTCGAACTGCTGCCGCAGACCGGCTGTGCCGGCCTGTCGGTGCGCAAGCTCGCCGACCACGCCGGGGTCAACCTCGGCATGTTTCACTACCACTTCAAGAACAAGGACACCTTCATCCGCGCCGTGCTGCAGCGGGTCTACGAAGAGATGTTCTCGGCGCTCACGCTGAAGGTCGACCCGAAGCGGCCGGTGCTCGACAACCTGCGGGCGGTGGTCGCCTCGCTCGCGCGCTTCGGGCGTGAGCAGCAGGCCTTGCTGCTGCGCATGGCGGGCGATGCGATGGCGGGCGAGGCGGCGGTGGTCGAGTTCTTCCGCGCCAACCTGCCGCGCCATGTGGCCGTGGTGGCGGGCCTCATCGCGCAGGCGCAGCGCGAAGGGCTGATCGTCAAGGCGCCGCCGCCCGAGGTGGTGGCCTTCCTGTTCGGCGCCGTTGGCGCGCCGGTGTTGATGGGCGGCGCGGTGCAGGCGCAGGCCCCCGACGCGGTGGCGGGCGTGATCGAGCGACACGTGCTCTCGGACGCCGCCGTGGCACGGCGCATCGACTGGGCCTTGCGCGGCCTGTCGGCATGA
- a CDS encoding acyl-CoA dehydrogenase family protein, producing MDFSFSEEQQQLQDAIARFVQGDYSFERRHKILKSAEGWSHEVWQGLADLGVLAMNIPEADGGLGYGPIETLLALQSAGPAMLCEPLLDSAVIATALVRDFGSPEQRAELLPAMGGGERIVVLAHTEAAGRGQAVWVETSAKKSGEGYVLNGHKAVVSLAPAADELLVSARVSGQPGDADGVAVFRVAKDAPGLTLKAFKTLDGRRAADVVLSDVKVPASALLGSPSKSATAAIDRALDIGLAAVCAEALGVMEATVNATIEYLKTRQQFGQPIGRFQALQHRTADMLMHLEQSRSMAYLAAMHCNVADETQRRKTLSAAKVVIGNACRFIGQQSVQLHGGMGMTEELNVSHFFKRLMAIELSFGDTDTHLQRFAALTQRDIPLAA from the coding sequence ATGGACTTTTCTTTCAGCGAAGAGCAGCAGCAACTGCAAGACGCCATTGCCCGCTTCGTGCAGGGCGACTACAGCTTCGAGCGCCGCCACAAGATCCTGAAGAGCGCCGAAGGCTGGAGCCACGAGGTGTGGCAAGGCCTGGCCGATCTCGGCGTGCTCGCGATGAACATCCCCGAGGCCGACGGCGGCCTGGGCTACGGCCCGATCGAGACGCTGCTCGCCTTGCAATCGGCCGGCCCTGCGATGCTGTGCGAGCCCTTGCTCGACAGCGCCGTGATCGCCACCGCGCTGGTGCGCGACTTCGGCTCGCCCGAGCAGCGCGCCGAGCTGTTGCCGGCGATGGGCGGCGGTGAGCGCATCGTGGTGCTCGCGCACACCGAAGCGGCGGGCCGTGGGCAGGCGGTGTGGGTGGAGACGAGCGCGAAGAAAAGCGGCGAGGGTTACGTGCTCAACGGCCACAAGGCCGTGGTCTCGCTCGCCCCGGCCGCCGACGAGCTGCTGGTCTCGGCCCGCGTGAGCGGCCAGCCCGGCGATGCCGACGGCGTGGCCGTCTTCCGTGTGGCGAAAGACGCGCCCGGCCTCACGCTCAAGGCCTTCAAGACGCTCGACGGCCGCCGCGCCGCCGACGTGGTGCTGAGCGACGTGAAGGTGCCTGCCAGCGCGCTGCTCGGCTCACCCTCGAAGAGCGCCACCGCTGCCATCGACCGTGCGCTCGACATCGGCCTCGCGGCCGTCTGCGCCGAAGCGCTGGGCGTGATGGAAGCCACCGTCAACGCCACCATCGAATACCTCAAGACCCGCCAGCAGTTCGGCCAGCCCATCGGCCGTTTCCAGGCGCTGCAGCACCGCACCGCCGACATGCTGATGCACCTGGAGCAGTCGCGCTCGATGGCGTATCTGGCCGCGATGCACTGCAACGTGGCCGACGAGACCCAGCGCCGCAAGACCCTCTCGGCCGCCAAGGTGGTGATCGGCAACGCCTGTCGTTTCATCGGCCAGCAGTCGGTGCAACTGCACGGCGGCATGGGCATGACCGAAGAGCTCAACGTCAGCCACTTCTTCAAGCGGCTCATGGCGATCGAGCTGAGCTTCGGTGACACTGACACCCACCTTCAGCGATTTGCCGCACTCACCCAACGCGACATCCCGCTCGCTGCCTGA
- a CDS encoding acyloxyacyl hydrolase has product MAWGLLTLAGLFGGYALADAPSTHIHEFGLDRFEPLHANRQLHLTNAHAYLRERRFENWPLTLRLGLVAQHARGEITQLTDSLSAQTLDSPGHGLGVSAEARLRVWGGFHLDASAAPMLYDRRFPAGGTHYNGMFQAGPSFTWPMGSGQWTLGARWLHISNGRGLGPDNPSTEGRGLVLRYQLPL; this is encoded by the coding sequence ATGGCATGGGGTCTTCTCACTTTGGCCGGCCTGTTCGGCGGCTACGCGCTGGCGGACGCGCCGTCCACGCACATCCACGAGTTCGGGCTCGACCGTTTCGAGCCCTTGCACGCCAACCGGCAACTTCATCTCACGAACGCACACGCCTACCTGCGCGAGAGACGATTCGAGAACTGGCCGCTCACGCTGCGCCTGGGGCTGGTGGCCCAACACGCGCGAGGTGAGATCACGCAGCTCACCGACAGCTTGTCAGCGCAGACGCTCGACAGCCCCGGCCACGGCCTGGGCGTGAGCGCCGAAGCGCGCCTGCGCGTGTGGGGTGGCTTTCACCTGGATGCGAGTGCTGCACCCATGCTCTACGACCGCCGCTTCCCAGCGGGCGGCACGCACTACAACGGGATGTTCCAGGCCGGCCCGTCATTCACCTGGCCGATGGGCTCAGGCCAGTGGACGCTGGGCGCCCGCTGGCTGCACATCTCCAACGGCCGCGGCCTCGGGCCCGACAACCCGTCGACCGAAGGGCGGGGGCTGGTGCTGCGCTACCAGCTCCCGCTCTGA
- a CDS encoding NAD(P)/FAD-dependent oxidoreductase → MHRIVIVGGGAGGLALATQLGKKLGKKKLAEITLVDSARTHVWKPLLHQLAAGSYDTHAEEIEFLAQARWNCFRFRLGSLVGVDRARKTIQLAASYDETGMEITPAQELAYDTLVISVGSQTNDFGTLGAGEHTIKLDSPQAAKRFNNRLINECIRAQSVPRVPGMGRLTVTIVGGGATGVELAAELHAAARVLANFGLDNIHPEKDLQIVLVEAAPRLLSQLPERLSDSAVRELRKLAVEVHTNEKVVEVTADAVKMASGKVIRSTLTVWAAGVKAADFLKTLGGEKPLETNRLNQLMVNGNLQSTQDPDIYAFGDCAACQQPDGTWVPPRAQAAYQQAMYLVKALPKLMKGEPVTPFVFRDQGSLVSLSEYSSVGSLMGSLTRGSLFIEGRLAQLMYWSLHKQHQLALGGVRKTAMITLSEMLDRTYRPRIKLH, encoded by the coding sequence ATGCATCGGATCGTGATCGTGGGTGGCGGGGCGGGAGGCCTCGCGCTCGCCACACAGCTCGGCAAGAAGCTGGGCAAGAAGAAGCTCGCCGAGATCACCCTGGTCGACTCTGCTCGCACCCATGTGTGGAAGCCGCTGCTGCACCAACTGGCGGCCGGCAGCTACGACACGCATGCCGAAGAGATCGAGTTCCTCGCGCAGGCGCGCTGGAATTGCTTTCGCTTCCGCCTGGGCAGCCTCGTGGGCGTCGACCGTGCCCGCAAGACCATCCAGCTCGCCGCCAGCTACGACGAGACCGGCATGGAGATCACGCCGGCGCAGGAGCTGGCCTACGACACGCTGGTGATCTCGGTGGGCAGCCAGACCAACGACTTCGGCACGCTGGGCGCCGGTGAGCACACCATCAAGCTCGACAGCCCGCAGGCCGCCAAGCGTTTCAACAACCGCCTCATCAATGAATGCATCCGCGCGCAGAGCGTGCCGCGCGTGCCAGGCATGGGGCGGCTCACCGTCACCATCGTCGGCGGCGGCGCCACCGGCGTGGAGCTCGCGGCCGAGCTGCATGCCGCAGCGCGTGTGCTCGCCAACTTCGGCCTCGACAACATCCACCCCGAGAAGGACCTGCAGATCGTGCTGGTGGAAGCGGCGCCGCGCCTCTTGTCGCAGCTGCCCGAGCGGCTGAGTGATTCGGCCGTGCGGGAGCTGCGCAAGCTCGCGGTCGAGGTGCACACCAACGAGAAGGTCGTCGAGGTGACGGCCGATGCGGTGAAGATGGCCAGCGGCAAGGTGATCCGCTCCACGCTCACCGTGTGGGCCGCGGGCGTGAAGGCGGCCGACTTCCTGAAGACACTGGGTGGAGAGAAGCCGCTCGAGACCAACCGCCTCAACCAGCTCATGGTCAACGGCAACCTGCAATCGACGCAGGACCCCGACATCTACGCCTTCGGCGATTGCGCCGCCTGCCAGCAGCCCGACGGCACCTGGGTGCCGCCACGGGCGCAGGCGGCCTACCAGCAGGCGATGTATTTGGTGAAGGCTTTGCCCAAGCTGATGAAGGGCGAGCCGGTCACGCCGTTCGTCTTCCGCGACCAGGGCTCGCTGGTGTCGCTGTCGGAATATTCATCGGTGGGCAGCCTGATGGGCAGCCTGACGCGCGGCAGCCTCTTCATCGAAGGTCGGCTGGCGCAGCTGATGTACTGGTCGCTGCACAAGCAGCACCAGCTCGCGCTCGGTGGCGTGCGCAAGACCGCGATGATCACGCTGTCGGAAATGCTCGACCGCACCTACCGGCCGCGCATCAAGCTCCACTAA